The Candidatus Dormiibacterota bacterium genome window below encodes:
- a CDS encoding 3-oxoacyl-[acyl-carrier-protein] synthase III C-terminal domain-containing protein: MDRRAGQAQIVGVVTAVPTIRVTMKDVALAVGRLRGRGLHWPAPSLAGMRYFAQPLPSIMAPRSVSAQTDAYLEHARILARQVSCDALDRSGISRDTVGLVIGVSCTGFVLPSLDAELIPILGLRPDVARLPITELGCGGGIAGLARAADYLRAYPDRAVLLFSVELPSLTFQPDDHSVDNLVAAMVFGDGAGAAVLRTGASPNQWTVERTGTLLVPEGARHLGYELRDGGLRVVLSRDLPALVEARLGEAVDAFLAPSGLCRCDIDIMAAHPGGPRIFEAVERALGLEADALRISRAVFAGYGNASSAGIFFVLSALEPASRTSRALAIAFGPGLSIELALLRFGA; the protein is encoded by the coding sequence ATGGATAGGCGCGCGGGTCAGGCGCAGATCGTGGGAGTCGTGACCGCGGTGCCCACGATCCGGGTGACGATGAAGGACGTCGCGCTGGCCGTTGGCCGCCTCCGCGGTCGAGGCTTGCACTGGCCCGCTCCGAGCCTGGCCGGAATGCGATATTTCGCGCAGCCGCTTCCTTCCATCATGGCGCCCCGCAGCGTGTCGGCGCAGACGGACGCGTACCTGGAACACGCTCGGATCCTTGCACGGCAGGTTAGCTGCGATGCTCTGGACCGCTCTGGCATCAGTCGCGACACCGTCGGCCTCGTGATCGGCGTCTCCTGCACCGGATTCGTACTCCCGTCTCTCGACGCCGAGCTGATCCCGATTCTGGGCCTTCGGCCGGACGTCGCTCGGCTCCCGATCACAGAGCTCGGATGCGGCGGCGGCATCGCGGGGCTGGCACGAGCGGCGGATTATCTTCGTGCCTATCCCGATCGCGCCGTCCTCCTGTTTTCGGTCGAGCTTCCATCCCTCACCTTTCAGCCCGACGATCATTCGGTCGACAACCTGGTGGCGGCGATGGTTTTCGGCGACGGGGCCGGGGCGGCAGTGCTGCGGACGGGGGCATCACCAAACCAATGGACGGTGGAGCGTACCGGAACGTTGCTCGTCCCTGAAGGCGCGCGGCACCTCGGCTACGAACTGCGCGACGGTGGACTGCGCGTGGTGCTGAGCCGAGATCTTCCCGCCCTGGTGGAAGCGCGCCTCGGCGAGGCGGTCGACGCGTTCCTCGCGCCAAGCGGCCTTTGCCGATGCGACATTGACATCATGGCAGCGCACCCGGGCGGACCACGAATCTTCGAGGCCGTCGAGCGTGCCCTGGGCCTCGAGGCCGATGCGCTGCGGATCTCGCGCGCCGTCTTCGCCGGGTATGGCAACGCGTCCAGTGCGGGGATCTTTTTCGTGCTTTCGGCGCTCGAGCCGGCCAGTCGAACGAGCCGCGCGTTGGCGATCGCTTTCGGGCCAGGACTGTCGATCGAGCTGGCGCTCCTGCGGTTCGGCGCCTGA